Proteins encoded together in one Nitrospirota bacterium window:
- a CDS encoding META domain-containing protein, with product MNWNRQAGSLPELPQPSAAQGESAMTNRCRAQVRQPATAAERALVRRGWMLYGPVQSYEMTNIVTALSGFDGMCRPLGFQAFVYWEGRYAGTLSPLLMNSRTNDSLTGIHLISATSIMADFVRYTESDALCCPSRTSSVLYDLRRDDIPTLTPKSVTHRATCPTSQPGNPGPDGTMASLFKKKWALTQIRERRFDAGEPYIEFDREQVRFSGSSGCNRFTGIFEMDGAILRLSRIASTKRPCLDADAQQVETDLLQLLESTTRFEVQGKTLRLYVNEDVVLVFGVVEGNGMGQS from the coding sequence GTGAACTGGAACAGACAAGCCGGAAGTCTCCCGGAATTGCCCCAACCGTCGGCGGCGCAAGGTGAATCTGCGATGACAAACAGATGTCGTGCGCAGGTGCGTCAGCCTGCAACTGCGGCGGAAAGAGCCTTGGTTCGGCGCGGGTGGATGCTGTACGGCCCGGTGCAGAGTTACGAGATGACGAACATTGTCACGGCGCTGTCGGGGTTTGACGGAATGTGCCGCCCGCTCGGATTCCAGGCTTTTGTGTACTGGGAAGGCAGGTATGCCGGAACGCTCTCGCCCCTGCTGATGAACTCGCGCACGAACGATTCGCTCACAGGTATTCATCTTATCAGCGCAACAAGCATCATGGCAGATTTTGTTCGATACACCGAATCTGACGCGCTCTGCTGTCCATCGAGAACAAGCTCTGTACTGTATGATCTCAGGCGCGACGACATTCCCACCCTCACGCCCAAGAGCGTCACGCATCGCGCGACGTGCCCGACAAGCCAGCCGGGTAATCCAGGCCCTGACGGCACGATGGCTTCGCTGTTCAAGAAAAAGTGGGCGTTGACCCAGATAAGAGAACGCAGGTTCGACGCGGGCGAGCCCTATATCGAATTTGACCGTGAACAAGTGCGCTTCTCCGGCTCAAGCGGGTGCAATCGCTTCACCGGCATATTTGAGATGGACGGTGCCATATTGAGACTGTCGCGTATTGCCAGTACGAAGCGGCCGTGTCTCGATGCTGACGCGCAGCAGGTTGAGACGGATTTATTGCAATTGTTGGAGTCGACAACTCGCTTCGAGGTTCAAGGAAAAACGCTGCGCTTGTATGTAAACGAGGACGTAGTTCTTGTTTTCGGAGTAGTTGAAGGAAATGGCATGGGGCAGTCTTGA
- the lexA gene encoding repressor LexA yields the protein MRPTELKRVREQLGLTQQQLADTLRTTRVSVARYEAGMRRIPGLVKVAIDQLVRSPEVPMAGLVAAGSPIEPVPQSELIDVPPSMLRGGNTFALRVKGESMKDDGILPGDLVVVRKQETARNGQTIVALVNHDATIKIYFKKDSHIELHPANAAMQPILVRPSDIFHIEGLLIGVIRHCTV from the coding sequence ATGAGGCCGACAGAGCTTAAACGAGTGCGAGAACAGTTGGGACTGACGCAACAGCAACTGGCTGACACGTTGCGGACGACGCGCGTGTCGGTGGCCCGTTATGAAGCAGGGATGAGGCGCATTCCTGGACTGGTGAAAGTGGCAATCGACCAACTCGTCCGATCGCCAGAAGTTCCCATGGCAGGATTAGTGGCAGCTGGTTCACCAATTGAGCCAGTCCCCCAGTCCGAATTGATCGATGTTCCGCCCAGCATGTTGCGGGGTGGAAATACGTTTGCGCTCCGCGTCAAAGGAGAATCCATGAAAGATGACGGCATTCTCCCCGGTGATCTTGTGGTGGTGCGGAAACAGGAGACGGCCAGGAACGGGCAGACCATCGTCGCGCTGGTCAATCATGACGCGACGATCAAGATCTACTTCAAGAAGGACTCGCACATTGAACTGCATCCGGCAAATGCGGCGATGCAGCCGATACTCGTGAGACCTTCGGATATATTTCATATTGAGGGGCTTCTCATCGGAGTGATTCGTCATTGTACGGTCTAA
- a CDS encoding Slp family lipoprotein, whose protein sequence is MKSLNRILFLLTLCLVVGCSPIPSKYLRDAEPGVTLTSLQNTSNYYQDKLVILGGTIVEEEMRDGRLWLHVVNRPLDRDYRPQLPPSPNDPEGGSYWVVVGNRMNFPDSYRYWGDMIVVGRVAVLAPGKEPVLKMVYVRGRGSQAAHDGSWEDAVDANYLLSTPAGVIDDMGRR, encoded by the coding sequence ATGAAATCTCTGAACCGAATCCTGTTTCTCCTGACCCTGTGCCTGGTCGTCGGGTGTAGCCCGATCCCGAGTAAATATCTGCGTGACGCGGAGCCCGGCGTCACTCTCACGTCGCTTCAGAATACTTCCAATTACTACCAGGACAAGCTCGTGATTCTGGGTGGCACGATCGTGGAGGAGGAAATGAGGGACGGACGGTTATGGTTGCACGTGGTGAATCGGCCGCTCGATCGGGATTACCGGCCACAACTCCCGCCCAGCCCGAACGATCCTGAAGGCGGGTCCTACTGGGTCGTGGTCGGGAACCGGATGAATTTTCCCGATTCGTACCGTTATTGGGGAGACATGATCGTCGTCGGACGGGTCGCCGTTTTGGCACCGGGGAAAGAGCCGGTTCTCAAGATGGTCTATGTGCGCGGCAGGGGTTCTCAGGCAGCCCATGACGGATCATGGGAAGATGCCGTTGACGCAAACTATCTTCTCTCCACGCCGGCGGGAGTCATCGACGATATGGGCCGCCGATAG
- the sthA gene encoding Si-specific NAD(P)(+) transhydrogenase codes for MSTVIHYDIVVIGSGPSGQKAAIQGAKAGRHVAMIEREPGVGGGCVYRGTIPSKTLRESALQTSRMKRSSGTPDMPAPSGLMVSALMRHLDEVVASHGDYMMNQLTRNGITLFHGRARFLSDHLIELLTVDGMTQTVTADTIVIATGSRPRAPVNIPIDHEHILDSDSILSMIYLPRSLTVLGGGIIASEYASIFAALGVQVTLIDRAPRPLQFFDEELVRVFTQCFELEGGRYYGGQTIQDVRWDGISQVVTTLQDGQVFASDKMLVALGRQPNLEDLNFSATGLTLTEKGALAVNEHCQTVVPHIYGVGDLIGPPGLASSAMEQGRRAVCHALGLSEGPSGGLIPVGIYTIPEMSSIGMDEAAARTRYRGIIAGRARFDEIARGQISGISHGLLKMIADPTGEHLLGVQIVGEGATELIHMGQMALQHAASIDSFVENIFNFPTLAESYRVAALDIVGQRQKRLSAAA; via the coding sequence ATGAGTACCGTAATCCACTATGACATTGTGGTGATCGGGAGCGGCCCGTCCGGTCAAAAGGCTGCCATCCAGGGCGCCAAAGCCGGCAGGCACGTGGCAATGATCGAACGCGAGCCGGGGGTGGGCGGCGGCTGTGTGTACCGGGGAACGATTCCCAGCAAAACGCTCCGCGAGAGCGCGCTGCAAACCAGCCGGATGAAACGGTCCTCCGGGACGCCAGACATGCCTGCCCCATCGGGTCTGATGGTCTCCGCTCTGATGCGCCACTTGGACGAAGTCGTTGCATCGCACGGCGACTATATGATGAACCAGCTGACGCGCAACGGCATCACATTGTTCCATGGCCGGGCCCGTTTTCTCTCCGACCACTTGATCGAACTGCTGACGGTTGACGGCATGACACAAACGGTCACCGCCGACACGATCGTCATCGCCACAGGGTCCAGGCCTCGCGCCCCGGTCAACATCCCGATCGACCATGAACATATCCTGGACAGCGACTCCATTCTCTCCATGATCTACCTGCCACGCTCGCTCACGGTACTGGGCGGAGGCATCATTGCATCGGAATACGCGTCGATCTTCGCCGCGCTCGGCGTCCAAGTCACCCTCATCGATCGAGCGCCTCGGCCTCTCCAGTTTTTCGATGAAGAACTCGTTCGTGTGTTTACGCAATGCTTCGAACTGGAGGGGGGGCGCTATTATGGGGGACAGACGATCCAGGACGTTCGGTGGGATGGGATCTCTCAGGTGGTGACAACCCTCCAGGACGGGCAGGTGTTTGCAAGCGATAAGATGCTCGTGGCCTTGGGGCGGCAACCAAACCTGGAGGACCTCAACTTCAGCGCCACCGGCTTGACCCTCACAGAAAAAGGAGCCCTGGCCGTCAACGAGCACTGCCAAACCGTTGTGCCACACATTTACGGCGTCGGCGATCTCATCGGCCCACCTGGTCTTGCCTCCTCTGCCATGGAACAGGGCCGGCGTGCCGTCTGCCATGCCTTGGGTCTCTCGGAAGGACCATCCGGAGGCCTCATTCCGGTCGGAATATACACGATCCCCGAAATGTCCAGCATCGGCATGGACGAAGCAGCGGCCCGTACAAGGTACCGTGGAATCATAGCAGGCCGGGCACGGTTCGACGAAATCGCCCGCGGTCAGATCTCAGGGATCAGCCACGGCTTACTGAAAATGATCGCTGATCCGACAGGGGAACACCTTCTCGGCGTCCAAATTGTCGGGGAGGGAGCGACGGAACTGATTCATATGGGCCAGATGGCGCTTCAGCATGCTGCCTCGATTGACTCATTTGTCGAAAACATCTTCAACTTCCCCACGCTGGCTGAATCCTATCGTGTGGCAGCGCTTGATATCGTGGGCCAACGTCAGAAACGCCTCTCCGCCGCCGCATAA
- a CDS encoding HDOD domain-containing protein has product MDTTTQQPHNVGLPEQAEQLLVERIDKDRIDLPVLPQVAGKVMALANDPSADAARLSALIHHDQALAAHVLRVANSPAYMPRTPIASLQHAVAMLGVNQLSEIAVTISLKSGAVKVPGHEADLKQLWRHALASGAYAKEIARTRRYNVEGAYLCGLLHAVGKPVVLKTVTTIAAELHRPLAPSLLASLLDGYHSRIGSLIAVEWALPPQVAEAITFYRVYEQAPSHRQEVMMTCLADRLATYLLIPDSFDDNTIREHSVFADLNLYPNDIDSLLSLKEKILNLVDTMAQ; this is encoded by the coding sequence ATGGATACGACAACACAACAGCCTCACAATGTAGGACTGCCGGAGCAGGCTGAACAACTGTTGGTCGAACGGATCGACAAGGATCGCATCGACCTCCCCGTGCTGCCACAGGTCGCGGGCAAGGTCATGGCGCTGGCCAACGATCCCTCGGCTGATGCAGCCCGTCTGTCGGCCCTCATTCACCACGACCAGGCATTGGCAGCCCACGTGCTGAGAGTGGCCAACTCTCCCGCCTATATGCCACGGACTCCGATTGCCTCGCTCCAACATGCCGTCGCCATGCTCGGTGTGAATCAACTATCGGAGATCGCCGTCACGATCTCTCTGAAGAGCGGGGCTGTCAAGGTGCCGGGACACGAGGCCGACTTAAAGCAACTCTGGCGCCACGCCCTGGCCAGCGGAGCCTACGCCAAGGAAATCGCGCGCACGCGCCGATACAATGTCGAAGGCGCCTACCTCTGCGGACTCCTGCATGCGGTTGGGAAACCGGTGGTGCTCAAAACCGTCACGACCATTGCCGCAGAACTGCATAGACCACTCGCCCCGAGCTTGCTGGCCTCCCTCCTCGACGGCTACCACTCCCGCATCGGCAGCTTGATCGCGGTTGAATGGGCCTTGCCCCCGCAAGTGGCGGAAGCCATCACCTTTTATAGAGTCTATGAACAGGCGCCTTCGCATCGGCAGGAAGTCATGATGACGTGCCTGGCAGACCGGTTGGCAACCTATCTGCTCATTCCCGATTCATTCGATGACAACACGATTCGTGAACACAGCGTCTTTGCCGATCTTAATCTCTATCCCAACGATATCGACTCCTTGCTCAGCCTCAAAGAGAAGATCCTCAATCTCGTGGATACAATGGCGCAATGA
- a CDS encoding polymer-forming cytoskeletal protein: MTFLGKDVVFEGILTMEGDVRLDGRLRGELHTTGTLTVGEDAIVKGTVKAGILITSGKINGYVIASKKIKILKPAILIGDIRTPAISIEGGARFHGSSDMGANTGVESNRLSDEKVYTIQNLSADKCSDRQQS; encoded by the coding sequence ATGACATTCCTGGGAAAGGACGTAGTCTTCGAAGGCATCCTGACCATGGAGGGAGACGTGCGGCTTGATGGCCGGCTTAGGGGCGAACTCCACACCACCGGGACGCTGACTGTCGGAGAAGATGCAATCGTCAAAGGCACCGTCAAGGCGGGAATCTTGATCACGAGCGGCAAGATTAACGGCTATGTCATTGCCTCGAAAAAAATCAAGATCCTCAAACCAGCCATTTTGATCGGAGATATCCGCACGCCCGCGATTTCCATTGAAGGAGGAGCGCGTTTTCACGGCTCGTCCGACATGGGAGCCAATACCGGAGTCGAAAGCAACCGTCTATCGGACGAGAAGGTGTACACGATTCAGAATCTTTCTGCCGACAAGTGTTCCGACAGACAGCAATCGTGA
- a CDS encoding polymer-forming cytoskeletal protein, whose amino-acid sequence MWQPDKQDNRRSTYPLSSESLPTSAGTRPESSETIVAFVGKGVEFKGTITYSGTVRIDGALDGEIHTDGSLLVGEGAVITAKVTAGTIVCMGKITGDVTAKEKVKLQAPAVLSGGVKTPVLSIEEGVLFNGSLEMTQMVREVPREVPRDVPREVPRVKPPRPVEDSEAVALKRATA is encoded by the coding sequence ATGTGGCAGCCGGATAAACAGGACAACAGACGTTCGACCTACCCCCTCTCAAGCGAAAGCCTCCCGACGTCTGCCGGCACCAGGCCGGAATCGTCTGAGACCATCGTCGCCTTCGTCGGCAAAGGCGTCGAATTTAAGGGAACGATCACCTACAGCGGGACGGTGAGGATCGACGGGGCGCTTGATGGAGAGATCCATACAGATGGGAGCCTGTTGGTCGGAGAAGGAGCCGTGATCACCGCGAAGGTGACGGCGGGAACCATTGTGTGCATGGGTAAAATAACAGGCGATGTCACGGCCAAAGAAAAGGTCAAACTGCAGGCTCCCGCTGTCCTCAGCGGCGGGGTGAAGACGCCGGTACTTTCGATTGAAGAGGGGGTCCTCTTCAACGGGTCGCTCGAGATGACCCAAATGGTTCGCGAAGTGCCTCGCGAAGTACCCCGAGACGTACCTCGCGAGGTGCCGCGAGTGAAGCCACCTCGCCCCGTCGAGGATTCGGAGGCCGTGGCTCTCAAGCGAGCCACCGCCTAG
- a CDS encoding response regulator transcription factor, producing the protein MKTKLLATTQPVRVLLVDDHEVTRVGLRAVLTRARDIKVVGEAATADAAIAAALDLNPDVVLMDVRLPTGDGVEACRAIRESCPATKVLFLTSYPDNEAVLAAVIGGAAGYLLKQVDAEGLRQAIHAVAQGQSILDPAITQPLLTRVRRQTDEESEPKRTTLSTQQQRVLALVAEGKTNKEIGSSLDLSDKTVKNYIRFIFQKLKVTRRAQAAALFIRDSASASQSGQDSFPRLGKTSAYLR; encoded by the coding sequence ATGAAAACGAAACTTCTCGCGACGACTCAACCGGTCAGGGTGTTACTGGTGGACGATCATGAAGTCACCAGAGTCGGGTTGCGGGCCGTGCTCACTCGAGCGCGCGACATCAAGGTTGTCGGAGAAGCCGCTACTGCCGACGCTGCCATAGCTGCAGCTCTCGATCTCAATCCGGATGTGGTGCTCATGGATGTCCGCTTGCCCACTGGCGACGGAGTGGAGGCCTGTCGCGCCATCAGAGAGTCCTGCCCTGCCACGAAGGTACTCTTCCTCACCTCCTATCCGGATAATGAGGCCGTGTTGGCGGCAGTTATCGGGGGGGCAGCCGGCTATCTGTTGAAACAAGTGGATGCTGAAGGCTTGCGGCAGGCTATTCATGCAGTGGCCCAGGGCCAGTCGATTCTTGACCCCGCGATTACCCAGCCGCTCTTGACCCGGGTGCGGCGACAAACAGATGAGGAATCCGAGCCCAAGCGAACGACCCTCTCCACCCAGCAGCAACGAGTGCTTGCGCTTGTTGCCGAGGGAAAAACCAACAAGGAAATCGGTTCATCGCTCGACCTGAGCGATAAGACGGTGAAGAACTATATCCGGTTCATCTTCCAGAAGCTGAAAGTAACCAGACGCGCTCAAGCTGCGGCTCTTTTCATCCGTGACTCTGCCTCAGCGAGCCAGTCGGGCCAGGATTCATTTCCGAGGTTGGGTAAGACTTCCGCGTACCTCCGGTAA
- a CDS encoding sigma-54-dependent Fis family transcriptional regulator, translating to MSLLSILVVEDDTGLQSLLQRLLSREGRRVTIVGSGQEAIRVAQEMPVHMLVTDLKLPDIDGCAVLERILQIDSNVIGIVMTGHGSIDSAVKAMKAGAFDFLAKPFDNEVLANLVDKAVEVHRRRENKPSSRRAVSEQYRMEQFVGTSEPIRRVLDFVAKVADCDSTVLIQGESGTGKELVARMLHFNSETKDRPLVPVNCGAIPENLLESELFGHEKGAFTGAAHTRIGRFEAAHGGTIFLDEIGELSLALQVKLLRVLQERSFERVGGSRTIDVDVRVVAATNQDLELAVQQKRFREDLYYRLNVIPVTIPPLRERRSDIPQLVNHFLKRMMRGRRASAASCSPEALSCLMDYHWPGNIRELENIIERLVVLSRSGTIEVADLPERLQRRPVSADPAEAQFIPFSDQGVNLSREVEQLENRLIIGALRQANGITSKAAQLLHVNRTTLVEKMKRKGFASKTQGCPVF from the coding sequence ATGAGTCTCTTGTCTATTCTTGTGGTAGAGGACGACACAGGCCTGCAGAGTCTGCTTCAGCGGCTGTTATCTCGGGAAGGTCGTCGGGTGACGATTGTCGGGAGCGGGCAGGAGGCCATACGCGTAGCCCAGGAGATGCCTGTTCACATGCTGGTGACGGATTTGAAGCTGCCCGATATCGACGGCTGTGCCGTCCTGGAGCGCATTCTCCAGATCGATTCCAACGTGATTGGGATTGTGATGACCGGCCACGGCTCAATCGACAGTGCTGTCAAAGCGATGAAGGCCGGCGCCTTTGATTTTCTCGCAAAACCGTTCGACAACGAAGTCCTTGCGAATCTGGTCGACAAGGCCGTGGAGGTGCATCGCCGTCGCGAGAACAAGCCATCGTCCCGGAGAGCCGTCAGTGAGCAATACCGGATGGAGCAGTTCGTCGGTACGAGCGAACCGATCCGGCGCGTGCTTGATTTTGTGGCAAAGGTTGCGGACTGCGACAGCACCGTCTTGATTCAAGGGGAGAGCGGGACCGGCAAGGAGTTGGTCGCGCGCATGCTGCATTTTAACAGTGAAACCAAAGACCGTCCGCTTGTCCCGGTCAATTGCGGCGCGATTCCCGAGAATCTCCTCGAATCTGAATTATTCGGACACGAGAAGGGAGCGTTCACTGGCGCGGCGCATACGCGAATAGGCCGGTTTGAGGCGGCGCACGGCGGGACGATCTTTCTGGATGAAATCGGTGAGTTGAGCCTCGCACTGCAAGTCAAGCTGCTGCGGGTGCTGCAAGAGCGTTCGTTCGAACGGGTGGGGGGCAGCAGAACGATCGACGTGGATGTCCGTGTCGTGGCCGCGACCAATCAGGACCTGGAGCTGGCCGTGCAGCAGAAGCGGTTCCGTGAAGATCTCTACTATCGTCTGAATGTCATCCCTGTCACCATTCCACCGTTGAGAGAGCGGCGCAGCGACATTCCCCAATTAGTGAATCATTTCTTGAAAAGAATGATGCGCGGGAGACGGGCTTCCGCGGCGAGCTGTTCTCCTGAGGCGCTGAGCTGTCTCATGGACTATCACTGGCCTGGAAATATCCGGGAATTGGAGAATATCATCGAGCGTCTCGTGGTCTTGAGTCGCTCGGGAACGATCGAAGTCGCCGATCTTCCGGAGCGGCTGCAGCGCCGCCCGGTCTCTGCCGATCCGGCCGAGGCGCAGTTCATTCCCTTCAGCGATCAGGGGGTGAACCTGTCGCGAGAGGTTGAGCAATTAGAGAACCGTCTCATCATCGGCGCGCTTCGACAAGCCAACGGGATTACGAGCAAGGCCGCCCAGCTGCTCCATGTAAACCGCACCACCCTCGTCGAGAAGATGAAGCGCAAGGGGTTTGCCTCGAAGACTCAAGGCTGCCCGGTCTTTTAG
- a CDS encoding tetratricopeptide repeat protein, whose product MNSCNWCILGSLMLGLPLYSGFAGELTDASVTPSPTTVSSSQAGLGTSPTRMALPDDGPRYDRTVEGAGALQFQAAVDALGSGQHAIARAGFDKLATLDSSSSLIPPLKAFLAELTLIENPTDHGRRDAIEQYRSIIGQYPKNPNAFRALWRVGDLYVELRWYQEAVGAYEYALSLDLPRPDADRSLLALGGVLGELGRWTEAERAFDQVRKRATDDRLVKRATLELANALYAQWRKPDAVPIYDLLSRRWPDFLKHNPDALQQYGDALFDIQELRRACAIDMLLYNLFPSNRHAGTALVRLGDSHSRLGLRRPAEIFYTAAQTQYPDTAAGAVARMRLSQIEQEIAASAGEGLLRKKVEGIIRGSGISYLEPSSAEDLYKTIALEHRDDMLGSEALFHLAEHYELQGNPARGIQVYQDVTRRAGVILHDPWPPAAGLHLTSVLKPQLEAALKDKKDIQALTLFHSHGQAPEQYYIGTPTLLEVADVHRRLGFPTEAVHLYQTFVKGRKVPPLHEAVLIGLGESYMDQSDPSAARNVFESFRLQYPQSPRSPLVSRQLTAAMLEQGDRRSAIRVLKRWARLEPRDAAQDWIYVTLARTLAEDQQPEEAVAAFERAWRHNALRAPHDILLYADLLVKLHQPERAADLYKEALKAGPDQPAAEWARVQLAMNSAAKDGKEPGPRAVASEAGFDDPLLHRVAAAVQISLQAAMGKEGE is encoded by the coding sequence ATGAACTCTTGCAATTGGTGCATCCTCGGCTCGCTTATGCTGGGCCTTCCACTGTATTCCGGTTTTGCCGGTGAGCTGACAGATGCGTCGGTCACGCCATCACCGACCACTGTGAGTTCATCTCAAGCGGGCCTGGGGACGTCCCCAACGCGCATGGCCCTGCCGGACGATGGGCCCCGCTATGATCGAACCGTGGAGGGGGCCGGGGCCTTACAATTCCAGGCTGCGGTTGACGCACTTGGCAGCGGGCAGCATGCCATCGCCCGTGCCGGCTTCGACAAGCTTGCCACTCTGGATTCCTCCAGCTCATTGATCCCGCCGTTGAAGGCCTTCCTGGCGGAACTTACCCTGATCGAGAATCCAACCGACCATGGCCGGCGAGACGCGATTGAGCAATATCGCAGCATCATCGGCCAGTATCCAAAAAATCCCAATGCGTTCCGGGCGCTCTGGCGAGTCGGCGATCTGTATGTCGAATTGCGATGGTATCAAGAGGCTGTCGGCGCCTATGAGTATGCGCTTTCCCTCGACCTGCCTCGTCCGGATGCGGACCGCTCCCTGCTTGCTTTGGGGGGCGTACTTGGCGAGTTGGGTCGATGGACGGAAGCGGAACGGGCCTTCGACCAGGTTCGAAAACGGGCTACGGACGATCGCCTTGTCAAGAGAGCCACGTTGGAGCTGGCCAATGCGCTCTATGCCCAGTGGCGTAAGCCTGATGCAGTGCCGATATACGATCTCCTGTCCCGGCGCTGGCCTGATTTCCTCAAACACAATCCTGATGCATTGCAGCAGTATGGCGACGCCCTCTTTGATATTCAGGAACTGAGAAGGGCCTGTGCAATCGATATGCTCTTGTACAACCTGTTTCCGTCAAACCGGCATGCTGGTACGGCGCTCGTCCGCCTCGGGGACAGCCATAGCCGGCTCGGCTTGCGAAGGCCGGCTGAGATTTTTTACACGGCTGCCCAAACCCAGTATCCAGATACAGCGGCAGGCGCTGTGGCTCGCATGCGGTTGTCGCAAATCGAACAGGAAATTGCGGCGTCGGCGGGAGAAGGACTCCTGCGTAAAAAGGTGGAGGGTATCATCCGGGGTAGCGGCATCTCGTATCTGGAGCCGTCCAGCGCAGAGGATCTCTATAAGACCATTGCGCTGGAACATCGTGATGACATGCTCGGCAGCGAAGCGCTGTTCCATTTGGCAGAGCACTATGAATTGCAAGGGAATCCTGCTCGCGGTATCCAGGTGTACCAAGACGTCACCCGGCGGGCAGGCGTCATTCTCCATGATCCCTGGCCCCCGGCTGCGGGACTCCATCTGACCTCAGTATTGAAACCCCAGTTGGAAGCGGCACTCAAGGACAAGAAGGATATCCAGGCGCTCACGCTGTTTCATAGCCACGGGCAGGCTCCGGAACAGTATTACATCGGGACGCCTACGTTACTGGAGGTCGCCGATGTCCATCGACGGCTCGGTTTCCCGACCGAGGCGGTCCACCTCTATCAGACATTTGTGAAGGGCCGGAAGGTGCCCCCCCTTCACGAAGCGGTGCTTATCGGCCTGGGCGAAAGTTATATGGATCAGTCAGACCCGTCGGCCGCCAGAAACGTATTCGAAAGTTTCCGTCTTCAGTATCCGCAGAGCCCGCGGTCTCCGTTGGTCTCACGGCAATTGACCGCGGCCATGCTTGAACAGGGAGATCGCCGGAGCGCCATCAGGGTTCTGAAGCGATGGGCGCGATTAGAACCGCGCGATGCGGCGCAAGACTGGATCTATGTGACGCTTGCGCGGACGTTGGCAGAAGATCAACAGCCGGAGGAGGCTGTGGCGGCATTCGAGCGCGCATGGCGCCACAATGCGCTCCGGGCGCCACACGATATTCTGCTGTATGCCGATCTGCTCGTGAAACTGCATCAACCGGAACGGGCTGCGGATCTCTACAAGGAGGCACTGAAGGCAGGGCCTGACCAGCCGGCGGCGGAATGGGCGCGTGTGCAGCTCGCCATGAACTCAGCGGCCAAGGATGGGAAAGAACCAGGGCCGAGGGCCGTGGCATCGGAGGCAGGCTTTGACGATCCGCTGCTCCATCGTGTTGCAGCGGCGGTGCAGATAAGCCTCCAAGCGGCCATGGGAAAGGAAGGGGAATAA